The region CCAGCAGATCAAAGTGGACGACATCATCACCAAAGTCCTGGATCAGGTGAAAACGCCCGCGCAGAAGGCGGAGTGAAGTTTCAGTTTCCAGTGTCAAGTTTCCAGTGTTCATTACAGGCCCGGTCTTCTCTTGAAAACTGAAGACTGAATACCGCAGACTGAATCCTCCCCTCCATGCCTCGCACCGCCAAACAGCACCGCAAGACCGCCGAAACGGACATCCAGATCGAACTCAATGTGGACGGCTCCGGCCAGTCCACCATTGACACCGGAGTGCCGTTTTTCGACCACATGCTCACGCTGTTCACCAAGCACGGTCTCTTTGACCTGAACGTCAAGGTCGTCGGCGATGTGGATGTGGACTATCACCACACCGTCGAGGATACCGGCATCGTCCTGGGCCAGTGCTTCCGCGAAGCCCTGGGCAACAAGGCAGGCATCGTGCGTTATGGCTTTTTCCTCCTGCCCATGGATGAGACCCTTGCCGAAGTGGCCATGGACCTCAGCGGTCGGCCCTTTCTCAGCTACCACGCTCCGGAAAAGATGGAGGCCATCGGCGGTCGCGCCGGGGTCTTTAGCTATCAGCTCGTGGAGGAGTTCCTGCGCGCCTTTTCGAGCGCCCTTCTGTGTACCCTGCATGTCGAAATCAAACGTGGCCGCGATTCCCACCACATGGCCGAGGCCATCTTCAAGGGCCTCGCCCGCGCGCTCGACGCCGCCACCCTGCATGACCCAAGAGTCGTCGGCATTCCCAGCACCAAGGACGTATTGTAATCCATGAATCTCGGTGTGCTCGACTACGGCGCTGGCAATCTGCGCAGTGTATTGAATGCTTTCAAGGCCATCGGCCATGAGGCCCAACTTGTCACGGAGCCGAAAGGTTTCGAAGGGCTGGACGTGCTCGTTTTCCCAGGCCAGGGGGCCTTTGGCGACAGCGTCCGCATCATCAAGGAGCGGCTGCTTTGGGATCCCCTGAAGCAGTGGCTCAAGGATGAGCGGCCCTACCTGGGCTTCTGCCTGGGTTACCAGCTCCTCTTTGAAGCCAGCGAAGAATCCCCCGGCGTCGAAGGCCTGGGCGTGGCCCCCGGCATTGTCCGCAAGTTCCTGCCGGATCATGGGCTCAAAATCCCGCACATGGGCTGGAACCAGGTCCACTGGGAAGAACGTGGTGCCAAGTGGTGGAAAGGGCTGCCCAATCCCTCCTACCTCTACTACGTGCACAGCTACTACCCTGACGTGGCGGATAAATCCCTGGCCCTCTGCACCACCACCTACGGCAACGAATTCACCGCCGGCATCTGCAAGGACAACCTCATGGCCGTGCAGTTCCACCCCGAGAAGAGCCAGGACACGGGCCTGACCCTGCTGCGGAATGCAGTGGGAGTTTTTGCGTAAGCATCACTTTCCTTCACTTGGTCTCGATATCCAGGACCGAACGGTCGTTCTGGTATCCCTCTGGATAAGAAACGATGACCGCCGCAGGCAACGTGAGCTTGCCCCCCCTTTCTTCAAGGGTCACCAATTGGACAGAAAGGTCGGTCAAGCAGACCCCTATCTTGCCATCGGGCCAAGCGCGTCCACGTCTTGGCTCATCCTCTCCTTTTCGCCACCAGAGAGGCCAAGCAGCATTCACACTGTTTTCAAATAACAGTATTTCATTGGGCGATGAGGTATTAGACAGCCCGCCAAACATCATCCAGTGATTCTCATTCGGCCCAACGGCCTGTGCGTAGTGGGGAGCTAAACCCACCTCCCCATCCGGTTTGTAGGGCGAACGAACAGCCCCGAAGAGTTTCTCGTCATCCAAGAGCTCATCCTTAAATAGCTGACGAAAGACCAAGTTGGCAGTCTTGCGCTCATCATAGTGAATGGCATCCGGAAAAATACCGCCATTATCTGACGCCCAAGCATGAAACTGGCCTCCAATGGATCTCACGTTCTTGATGCTCGCAGCTTGTTCACCCGCCGTTTTAACCAACTGCCAGGAGGCCATCGAAATGAGGCCTACCAGACCGGTCACGCCCAGCACGCTTCCCCATTGAAGCCATCCCCACTTTTTTGTCGGTTTATCCGCCTGATCCATGCATGATTTCAGCAGGCCGCAGCCAACTAGGCAAGGCTGAATAATTCCTATGATCTAACGGATCATCAAGAGCACCAAATATTCAGTCTAACAAACATTGTAAAAAATATCTGTTTGGTCATTGCCTGCAAATCGGCATCCGTGGTAAAACAAAAAATCCGGAAAATCCGTCCCGATGATTCACCTCATCCGCAGCGGAGGATCTGGGCATCTGCTCTCCCGAGCCAGCCGGTCACTTCCATCGAAAAGTCTCACTGCGAACTGTTCATGGAAAGGTCCCACGTATGCCCGAACCCATAGCCAATGACCCCTGCCACCTGCACTGCAAGTGGAACGGGAAAGACATGTGCCTCCGCTGCCTGCTGTCGCCCGAGGCCATCGCTGAGCACCATCTCAGCCTGGGGGTCGCCTGCGGCCTCCGTCACATTTACTTCCCCAGCGAGCTGCCTCCCTGCGTCCACCTCAATGGCGAGGTGGACTGGCACTACTCGGAGGAAGAAGAGGAGCATGAGGCCATGCTCGTTTGACCTCCCCACCCTCAGACAAAGAAGCCGCCTGTGAGTGAACACAGGCGGCTGGTAGAGCTTGGCTGTTAACGCGGATTACTCGCCGATGGGCACCTGGGGCAGGTTCCAGACTTTCTCCGCGTATTGCAGGATGGTGCGGTCACTGCTGAATTTGCCCACGCGGGCAGTGTTCAGAATGGCCATCTTCACCCACTTGTCCTGATCCTTGTAGGTGGCGTCCACTTGGGCCTGCGCATCCACATAGGACTGGTAGTCCGCCAGGCAAAGGTAGGGATCACCATGGTCCAGGAGACTGCGGCGCAGCGGCTGGAATTCCTCGGCATTGCCCGTGAAGTAGTCGCTGCTGATCCAGTCGATCGTGTTGCGCAACTTCTCGTTAGCCCAGTAGTAGTCCCAGGGATTGTAGCCCTTGGCGCGCAGCTCCGTCACCTCTTCCACGGTGAGACCAAAGATGAAGATGTTTTCCGAACCGACTTCTTCCTCGATCTCCACATTGGCTCCGTCCAGGGTGCCGATGGTGAGGGAGCCATTCAGGGCCAGCTTCATATTGCCCGTGCCGGAGGCTTCTTTGCCTGCAGTGGAAATCTGCTCCGAAAGGTCCGAAGCAGGGATGATCTTCTCTGCCAGGGAAACCCGGTAGTTCGGCATGAAGACGACCTTCAGCTTGTCACCCACACGAGGGTCATTGTTCACCTTCGCAGCTACGGCGTTGATGGCATGGATGATGTTCTTGGCCAGGAAGTAACCTGGGGCCGCCTTGGCACCAAAGATGAAGACACGGGGATGGAAATCCGCGTTCGGATTGTCCAGTATCTCGCGATACAGCGTGACGATGTTCAGCAGGTTCAGGTGCTGGCGTTTGTATTCGTGGAGACGCTTGATTTGCACATCAAAAAGCGCATCCGGACTGACGGTCACGCCGCATTCATCCAGGATGATCTTGGCCAGCACCACCTTGTGGTCGCGTTTGATTTTGGCATAGCGCGCCCGGAAGATCGGATCATCTGCATACGGATCCAGATTGCGCAGGAGGTCGGCGTTTTTCTTCCAGCTTTCGCCGATGGTCTCGGTGATGAGCGCGGAGAGCTGCGGATTGCAGACATCCAGCCAGCGGCGGAAGGTGATGCCGTTGGTCAGGTTCAGGAAACGGTCAGGATACAGCGCG is a window of Prosthecobacter algae DNA encoding:
- the hisB gene encoding imidazoleglycerol-phosphate dehydratase HisB gives rise to the protein MPRTAKQHRKTAETDIQIELNVDGSGQSTIDTGVPFFDHMLTLFTKHGLFDLNVKVVGDVDVDYHHTVEDTGIVLGQCFREALGNKAGIVRYGFFLLPMDETLAEVAMDLSGRPFLSYHAPEKMEAIGGRAGVFSYQLVEEFLRAFSSALLCTLHVEIKRGRDSHHMAEAIFKGLARALDAATLHDPRVVGIPSTKDVL
- the hisH gene encoding imidazole glycerol phosphate synthase subunit HisH — its product is MNLGVLDYGAGNLRSVLNAFKAIGHEAQLVTEPKGFEGLDVLVFPGQGAFGDSVRIIKERLLWDPLKQWLKDERPYLGFCLGYQLLFEASEESPGVEGLGVAPGIVRKFLPDHGLKIPHMGWNQVHWEERGAKWWKGLPNPSYLYYVHSYYPDVADKSLALCTTTYGNEFTAGICKDNLMAVQFHPEKSQDTGLTLLRNAVGVFA